TaataattaacataaacatcctcacagtgtactgtgatggaaggcaataaagtcttatgttcttccctccttttctcccgcggacggggcagtcgaaccatccgcagtcgaggCGATCGTAGCTCCcgtgttggggcgatcgaagctcccgcgatcggggcagttgaagctcccgtggttggagctcccgaagtcaatccctgacaaagggatcgcaagctccacgatggtaaaaaTACGGAAAAAGTTGTATCTCCGTagaggaaagagattttttaaaggtttcccatcacccccctcccctccacgtaatacaaaactaaagatacactaaaacatacatttactaaaaacaacaaaagaagaaaaggacaaaACAGACCGttagcgaggctgccatcgtgcggtGCCTCTCGGTGCCGTTATTTATCCCAAATAAACTAAGGTTTCACCTTTCTGAACCCACAAATGGAGGAAAACAGATCTAAGGTGGGTTTTACTCAGTGTTCATTGAAAGGAGCTATTCAAAGATCTCTTCAACTGTGCCTCTGTCCCTGACGTGTGCCCTTGATTCCATCCCAcaataagggtggcacagtggggcagctggtatcgcccctgcctcacaacaccagagaccaaggttcaatcctgaccttgggtgctgtccttGTGGAATTGTctatgtggggtttgcatgttctccctgtgactgtggctttccttcgggtgctttggtttcctcctacatcccaaagacctgctggtttgtaggttaattgatctctattgtgtggggagtggatttaaaagtgggataacttagcgaACGGGTGttgaatggtcagtgtggactcggtgggccaaagggcctgtttctatgccgtatTTCTAAACGGAACCAAACTAATAAATAATCGAATTCAACCTTGACCAACAAGATGTCGAGAAAGCTACATGTCAATTGAAAAACAAGTCCTTGTGACTAGGCAGTTTCCCTGCTGAGGCTCTAATACAGTATATGGTAGTTGGAATATCTGTCCTAAACTTGCAGCCCCATCTATTATGTATGGGAAAGGAAATATGCCAGGAAACGTCGTGGACAACTTCATGTAATTGTGACCATCCTCGAGAAAAGAGACGAGCTTGACTCTGTTAACAATAGAGGAGTCTCTGTGCTGTTTGCCGCAAGGGCAGTGATCTCCAGGATCTTTCTCTCTCACCTACTCTCATTGGCTAAAGAGCTGGTTCACAAGTCGCAATGTGAGTTTTGTCTATCACGTGGCATAGAGGATCTTCATCACAAGAAATCAAGGGAGCCGCACTAATCACTACACATTGTCATTCACACTTCATCATCTGAAAGGGGCTGTAGAGCATCCAGCTCAAATTTGGTCGCCCGCAGAAATGTGTCTCTATCTTAAGCTTGGCATATATTGGCATGCACACCCAATTCAAGCCAATGGGTGCACAACAGATCCAATTTCAATGCTGGATCATTGCTTTGATATTTTTTTCCAATCTTCCACAACACAATGTTGTACCTCAGTTCTAATAACCCTCCCGCTAGAATGGAGCCAATCTATAGGATTTATGGAAAACTGGTGGATCAGTCACCTCTTTTCCAGTGGCATATCTCAGAAGCCGCTTCTCAGCGAAGGCAGACATCAATGACGAAGTTTATTATTGAAATGCACCAGCAGAGCATTTGACCATCTAAAGTAAAAGGTATTTGAAAATCAAGACCTAATACTTGAGTTGAAACTCATGGTCTCCAAGAAGCCTTCCATCCTAAATGCTCCTCAGACTTAGCCTGCTTACAATAAGCATTTCAATGCAATAGAAGATGCAACCGCTGCTGTTTCACCAAATCATCTCATATCCACTGCAGAATAAACAAATCAACATCAGAGTCCTCTCCCAGGATGTCTCCAGCATTGAGGCCCTAATTATGTTTGGTATTTGCATTGTGCAGCTCATATTATCCATATGCCCAACACATATATTCCAAACTCTGTCATAGGAAGAGATTATCAAATGAACGGATGAAAAAGTTCAAGAGTAcactcttcttcttatcgagtccacacacaagattagaagttgttcagccagagctgaacacacttcttggcatctgcacaatggtgtctgtcttgcgcttcttgtgcttcttgtgcgtggtggtggaaagattggttgaaacagggccgcgacgtgaacgctctttccttggccccaagaGTACACTGAAACCTCACTTGTaatgcatggatttatgaaaggaaaggaaaatcatgcttgactaatcttctggaattttttgaggatgtgacaagcaaaatggatgaaggggagccagtggatgtagtgtgtctagactttcagaaagcctatgataaggtcccgcatgggagactggtgactaaaattagagcacatggtattgagggtagggtgttgatgtggatggaaaattggttggcagacaggaagcaaagagtaggagtgaacgggtccttttcagaatggcaggcagtgacgagtggagtgccgcaaggctcggtgttggggccgcaactgtttaccatatatattaatgatttggacgagggaatttggagctacactagcaagtttgcagatgacacaaagctgggtggcagtgtgactgtgaagaggatgttaggaggttgcagggtgacctggacaggttgagtgtgtgggcagaatGCGTGGCAGAccaagtataatatagataaatgtgaggttatccactttggtggcaaaaataagggggcagattattatctcaatgtggttagattaggtatgggggaggtacagcgagacctgggtgtccttgtacaccagtcactgaaagttggcgtgcaggtacagcaggcagtgaagaaagctaatggaatgttggccttcatgacaagaggatttcagtataggagtagaggttcttctgcaattgtttagggctctggtaagaccacatctggagtactgtgtacagttttggtctcctaatttgaggaaggacatccttgtgattgaggcagtgcagcgtaggttcacgagattgatccctgggatggcgggactgtcatgaggaaagattgaaaagactaggtttgaaACCTTGAATATGCAAATCTTGCAAAaagctgtttgtttttttaagCTAGCATTTGACATTATAGTTGTCCAAACCTTCTCAAATAAAATCTGAATAGTGCAATCAATGCCTAAACTGGGCAAATAAAGGGCAAAGTACTGTAAATATGCAGACTGCAAATCTTGCAAAAGGCTTAATGTTTGTGTTTTAAGCTAGCATTTGTCATTATATTTGTTCAATCCTTTTCATATCAACGAAAATCTGAAAACGGGTTTCAAATCTTCAACTTTTAAATGGTGGTGGTCAATTCCTGCATTGCCTTTCAAGGATACAGAATCCCATTCTAAATGGAAATTGCTCTGAAATGTCGAAAGAATGATCCGACCTATTCCCGGGTGCCTGTGCTACGCTGATCGCTCCACCGCTCACCCGGAGCGTTCAGTGGTCCGAGGTGGAGCGGGCGGGAACGAGCGTCTGCAGCCGCGGCCAATCCAGGCGGCGCGCGCCCGGTGGTATGATGCACGCGACGCTTCCGATTGGAGGCGAAAGACGGAACCTTGATACACGCGGTGAACCAATGGGAGGCCGCTCCGAGCTGTTACCAGGTAGACCGGGCGGGTCGTGTCGACTCTCGGCCAATGAGAGAGAGAAGCTGGCGCGGGAAGGGGGCGGGCCCTGAAGTGGAGCAGCAATTGCAGGCGCGAGGGGGGCGCGACTGGCATCTGGGGCATCTTTGCAGCGACTGGGTTGTCAGTGGCTGCAGCAGGTGTGTGGGTGCATCTGGGGCATCTTTGCAGCGACTGGGTTGTCAGTGGCTGCAGCAGGTGTGTGGGTGCATCTGGGAGCATCTTTGCAGCGACTGGGTTGTCAGTGGCTGCAGACCATGGACGCCGTCATTTACCTGGCCGTGCTGACGGTGCTACTGCTCTTCTGGGTCCGGAGGAAAGGCGTAGAGTATGTCATTATCCACCACCGCTGGGTCTTTGTCTGCCTCTTCCTCCTGCCCCTCTCCGTCGTCTTCGACGTCTACTATTACCTGCGAGCATGGCTGGTCTTCAAGATGTGCAGTGCCCCCAAGCAGCACGACCTGCGGGTCAGAGACATCCAGAAACAGGTGAGGATAATGCTCTAGATAAGACCAGGAGACTGGACCAACCTGGAACCCCACCAGGGGCCTGGGGTGTGAGCAAAGTGAAGTGCGTTGTGATTTAATGAAGTATCTCCTAATAACAGGTGTTCCTGATCCTGTGCAGCAAAGAATTGTTTATTGTGTTCCCATAAATTCACCTGACTTGGCAGTGTTTTCAAGGGCAGAATGGAATATGTTGTATGAAGTTGATGTCAGAAGCAATTGGTAAACATTGACATTGAATCCAGTTGCATCAGGCCAGTGGTCAGTGGTTTCAACAGTTCCGTGACAGATGCCAAGAATGTAAGGCCACTGAACTACAGACCAATCATTCAAAGGTtttaaaggtcttttattgtcacgtgtaccaattaagtgatattgcgaattaccatacagccatactaaaaaagcaacacaacacacaactacataaaagttaacataaacatccaccacagcagattccccacattcctcactgtgatggaaggcaataaagtctaatcttcttccctcatttttctcccgtggtcggggcagtcgaaccatccgtcggagCGACCgaagctcccgtagccggcgatcgaagcccccgcgtcggggtgattgaagctcctgtggcttggagttcccaaagtcgatctctaaccagagaccgcgagctccgtgatgttaaagtcccgcagactcccgtgGTGGAGCTCAGagatcgatccctggcaaagggatcgcgggctccacgatggtaagtccgcaggcacccgcggtggagctctcgaagtcggtctccagcaaaggccgccatcccctcaatgttaggccgcagtacggatggagatacgatacggaaaaaaatcggatctccgtcgaggtaagagattagaaaaagtttggcgcccccccccccccccccccccccccacataaaacaagctaaataacactaaaaacatacatcacaatcacaatcaatcacaataatactttattagccaagtatgttttgcaacatacgaggaatttaatttgccaagtcagtcatacaaataaaaagcaacggaacacacaaaacacattttaatataaacatccatcacagaggctcctccacattcctctctgtgatggaaggcaacaaaaaGTTCAACCTCTTCCCTTAGCTCCCCTGCGGTCGGGGGCttcaagccttccgttgacgggatgatcttgactcccatagccagcAGCGTTTTGGGCCCTCCGTGTTGAGGCGATATGCTCCTGCATCGCGGGGATGTCAGTTCCCCCGTGtcggacgatcgaacctcgcgttggggctggccaaaccttccgcgacgttggagctcccgacacccacggcctctcccgagactgcgaactCCCGATGAAAAGACCGCTGGCCGTGGTTGGAGTAAttgcaggcaagggatcgactccgatgtaagtccacaccccatggtggtgctccaaatccagtccgaggaagcctccagctccatcgatgataggccgcagagcaacaggggaatgcgatccgaaaattaatcgcatctccggcaaggtaagaaactgaaaaaaaagtttccccagaccccgacccctccccccacataaaacaaaccggagaacatttacactaaCTTTTAACATACTAgtgttaaaatgttttaaaaagacgaaaaaacagactgttggcggggttgGCAATCGTATGGCACCacccatactaaaaaaacaacaaagaagaaagggacaggcagactgttggcgaggcagccattgctggtgctaCCCGGTGGAATAATTCATGAGTTAAGTTGTGATTTATGTGATAGAATCTGTCTTCCCAGAATTAGGGTATTTAATCATCAGTGAAAATATGGTGTGGCACATGATCACCAAAGTTTGATGGCAGCATCTCCGTGATCTTGCATAAATGGAAGGATGCCAATCAATCATATACAAATGTATGAATATCTTTTTAACCTTGTGCGATGGATGGTCATAAGTAATTGTTGACAAGGCACTGCTGATGCACAaatagctggaggaactcggcatatCATAATGTATCTGTGGAGgagtggacaggtgacattttgggtcaggaccattttaTAGACCCGTGTGGGGACGGGGGGAGGTGAAACAGGGAAAAGAGGGATGTAATGGGGCAAAGGCTGACAAGTGACAGGTGAGAGGGATGATtagcagatggatggagtaaatgacaaagacTAAACATGAAAAGGTGACAGATAATGAAAAAGAAGAGGTGTCCaaggtaaagctggagggaggaattggatggggagagaggatgaAATGGAAGTGAATGCTTGCATCTTGTTGAAATTATGACTAGAACTAAACCCTTTTTGTTTTGAAAGGTGCGAGAATGGAAGAATCAGGGAAGTAAAACGTATATGTGTACTGGCCGACCTGGCTGGCTGACAGTTTCACTTCGGGTTGGCAAATATAAGAAGACACACAAAAATATCATGATCAATTTGATGGATATTTTGGAAGTGGACACCAAGAAGCAGGTGAAATGAAATGACTATGTTTTAAAATTATCTTTCAAATTtggaatacatttttttaaattggactttGCAGTAAAAGTGATGATAATGTTATTTAGACAACAAGTGTGTTTGCTTAGTTTGTAAAGATTGAACGACTATAATACAAAATGCACTGACCTTGGAAGAGGAGATAAATGTTAAAGCAGATATGCCCATCAACAGCAAACAAAAAcatgctgctggaggagctctgtggctcaggcagcatctgtggagggaaatggacagacaatgttttgggtcgggacccacctTAAGATGTTTTCTCAATATATGCGGGTCGCCAGGCACGAAGGAAAAATAGCAAGTTACCAGCATCAGTGTACAAGCATGTGATTCAAATTTTCAATTCCTTTTTCCTCCTGCATGACAATTTCCATGCaaacaaatgtctttttaatgaaGTTAAGATTATTGTTTCAGCTCTGATGTTACAATTACAGGTTGTACGAGTGGAACCATTGGTAAACATGGGGCAGGTGACTGCACTTTTGAATTCCATTGGTTGGACTCTTCCAGTGGTGCCAGAGCTGGACGATCTCACTGTGGGTGCGTAGTTTATTTTCTCCATGTTAAAGactatctctttttttttaaattctgaagtAATTTGAAGGCTTCTGATGATGCTTGTGAACTGGACTTTAAACTCTTTACGGCTTGGTTCTTGCTTGTGATTTTCAAGCCAGGACCATTGAGCTTTTTTTAACTGAGTTCTGTcaaaggagagaactgcagatgctggtttaaatcgatagtagacacaaaatgctggtgtaactcagcgggacaggcagcatctctggagagaaggaatgagtgacatttcaggttgagactgaagaagggtctcaacccgaaacgtcacccattccttctctccagagatgctgcctgtcccgctgagttactccagcattttgcggccACCTTCTGTCAAAGAAGAAGCAGCTTGTATTTATCTGATTGGTGAATATTACAGTTGTTAAAAGTGGGAGCAAAGCATAATTCTGGCAGAACTCTCTGGTCAGTAATGGAGTTGGAACCTTTTTTTGCcttgatacatagaaaataggtgcaggtgtaggccattcggcatttcgagccagtaccgccattcaatatgataatggctgatcatccaaaatcaatcctgctttttcctcatatcccttaatTGCTTTACCATTATTTTGTTGTtcaatttcttttctttggtatGCTTTTGAAGAAGATAacatcttgtctgaagaagggtcttgactcgaaacgtcacccataccttctctccaaagatgctgcctgtcccgctgagttactccagcattttgtgtctatcttgtattaTAACTGTTTGTTGGTGCTCTTCAGATCTGTATATGATTACTGTAAGTTCTGTCATGTAAGATTGTGTCCATCTTGTACATGTGAACCTTGAGTTTATGTTCAAATGCAGTATACGAGTTCAGGAATATCAAAATAAAAAACATTAGATGCTTTAAattgctcagcaggtcaagtggTTTCTATGGAAAAAAATAGTTTGAGTTTCAGGTCTGAGTATGCAGAGTGTTGAATGctgaatgcaaaatgctggagtaactgcgggacaggcagcatctctggagagaagaactgggtgacgtttcgggttgagacccttcagactgatgtcaggggagtgggcggtacagagataaaatgtagtcggagacagtaagactggtcggaaaacTTGGAAggggagggtatggagagagggggaaaccaaggggtacttgaagttagagaagtcaatgttcatactgctggggtgtaagctgcccaagtgaaatatgaggagctgttcctccagtttgcgctgggcctcactctgacaatggaggaggcccaggacagaaaggtcagtgtgtgaattggagggggagttaaagtgttgagcaaccgggagatcaggtagatttaggtggactgagcgaagctgTTCAACGAAACAATCgccgaacctgcgcttggtctcgccgatatacaggaatccacaccttgaacaacggatacgatacagtagatgaggtggaaACTGGTGCAGGTGTTAAGTTAAGGCTGACAGACAGATGCTGAAACTGGGATGGGAGCATGAATCAAGATGGGAATTGTGAAGGCACCACATGATAGAGATTGGTTTCTGCATGGTTGGTGCTCACATAGGTTTCAAAATAAGATACAGGTACAAGAAGAGAAAGTCCTAACCAGGAAAGATAAAGCCCACAGATTCATAAGGGGAATTAGTTGTGCGTTCCTGTATATTCCGATCCAACAGATTCCAGCAAAAATATTCACTTTACATCTTTAACCAGTTAGACGTTGCTTGCTTGGTCACATTTGGGACAAGAGGCTCACctagtcattttttaaattaacaatTCATCATTGTTAATGGGCATGATTTAATTTTTATGATGTTAATTTATTGCATAACATAAACATAAAATAGTACAGAACAGGAATGTGCCCTTGAgcgcacaatgtttgtgccaaacatgatgccaagttaaactaatctcattatgTAATTGTATCTAATAGCTTCTAATCGTTGACATTAGTGAAATGTTAAGCATGAAGGAATTGTCTATTCAGCCACTGTTTTCCAGTACTGTTCTTGTAGTTTAGTGTCTCTTTGACTATTCAAGGTTATAAATAGATTCAATTTGATTACTGAATTATTCAGATAATCGTGTCACCAATTTAAAAATATCTCTGTAATACTAGCATCAGAACTTGAACAAGTGTCTGTTTTTAGGTGGCCTCATCATGGGAACTGGTATTGAATCTTCATCTCATATCTATGGACTTTTCCAAAATATTTGCATAGCCTACGAGCTGGTCTTAGCTGATGGCAGTCTTGTTCGGTGCACAGAGGTAAAACGAAATTGGATCTTATTTGTCTAAATGTGTTTCTGGGTTATCCATCTAAACATCTGTGGGTTTAAGATATTGCATTTTGAGATGTGTgaagttttcatttcatttcctgtCCTTCTTATTCATTTAACTCTTCTTCACAATTTTTAATATAAAAGACCTTAAAAGTGAAAGATATGTAAAGGGGTTGCCCAGCTCTTGTATGTGTTCTCATAACTCTTGTCTTGACataccaggggagtggtgtttgcTTCGTACTTCTACAATATCATTTGAATGTGATTCTGCTCCAAATTCTTGAGTCTTCTGCAGTCCCTTTGAAAGCCATGAATGCAGTAGATGTTTTACAATGAGCAGGGCATTATTCTAATGTCTTGTATAGCATTCCTATATCAACCAAAGACCATTTGGATTTGTGAACCAGTCACACAAACGTTTGTGAAATCTCTCTGTTAGAGAATCAAAGATTAAAAGTTTGGTATGTTCCATACAACTCTCatcaacttttacagatgcaccatagaaagcatttgatcaggatgcatcacagcttggtttgtggcgagctccatccaagaccgcaagaaattgcagcgaattgtggacgcagcccagaccatcacacaaaccaacctcccttctattgactccatttgtacctcatgctgcctcggcaaagccagcagcataatcaaagacgattCGTACCCTGGCCActgtctcttctcccctctcccatcaggcaaaaaggttatgtgtgaaagcgcacaccaccagattcagggacagtttcttcccagctgttatcaggcaactaaataatcttaccacaaccagagcaatgctgaactactatctacctctttggtgaccctcgtaccatccttgatcggattttgctagctttaccttgcactaaactttattcccttattatgtatctatacactgtaaatggctcgattgtaaccatgtattgtgtttctgctgactggttggcaacaaaagctttgcactatacctcggtgcacgtgatagtaaactaaaccaaaaaaaagATGTGGTGCAAAAGGGGGCCATTTTGCTTTTCACAACTGTGCTGGTTTTTAGCAAGAGCTATCCAACTAATCCGGCAATCTTGATTTTCTCTACATTTTTTTCGTGTTTTTTTTATTGTGCTTTTTTTGGTTTGAAGGTTTAATTAAATTTACCTTCAGCCCTTTTTGGTAGATATAGATGAGGGTATCTATCAAACTTTAACTAAAGCTGTTTTTATTTGGCAATTAccattttaaaatttgttttgcTGGGATATTTGCCTTTTGATCATTGGAAGCAGTCTAGAATGCAACAAATAGGATTTCCCTGTTAGGAGCCAGCATGGTCGCAATTAGCCATCGGGCCACTTTTTTTGTTGTAAGTAGATCTAATGCAACATAATTAGAATGAACTTGCTTTTGGTGAAAATATGCTCAGACATGACCTTTCACTGCTTTGCTAAAACAATACTTTCTGTCTTGTCCTCAGAAAGAGAATCCAGACTTATTTTATGCTGTGCCCTGGTCATGTGGTACTCTCGGATTTCTTGTTGCTGCAGAGATCAAGATCATTCCAGCTAAGAAGTATGTGCGCCTGCAGTACCAGCCTGTGCGTAATCGGAAGATGATATGTGAAACATTCAGTAGAGAATCACAAAACAAAGAGAACCATTTTGTGGAGGGCCTTGTATATTCACAGGATGAGGCTGTGATAATGACAGGAGTCCTTACTGATGTGGCAGAACCTGAAAAGGTACATTTTACTAAGGGCGAAACTAGTAACATGGTTGCACAATTAAATTTGCTCCTGTAGTGCATATAGTGCACATATGATGCGTTTAACCCTTTTTATCCCTTGGTTATTGCATTTTCTTTTGAAGTACATAAGCAGaaatatatacaggtgcacaaccttttatccggagttccggaaaccgaaaagctccgaaaaccggacattttttccaggatgtcctctgcacaccaaagctcgcgtttggcgccaaacttgacccgaaacgacccacggtcaacccaggtctgtactattgtagcggctgcctcctccccggagaccggggagacacttaaacatctgtaaatcattgcttaaatgttagtcagttagtttggagggcttttatgtgaagggggaaggggggggtgaagggggaaactttaattcttagtcccctacctggtcggagaggcggggagcgggcaatgccttaccgggtcgccgtgcagtaagctccagaacgctgtggccgccgactcccaacatcgcggagctggggctgcgggcgtccggccgcggccggcgccggttgtagctccgaccccggcaactcttcccctggctgcgcggcgctccaaatccagcgcggcccgcggccggacgcccgcagccccagctccgcgatgttgtgtgtcggcggccacagcgctccggagcttaacgcacggcgacccggtaaggcattgcccgctccccgctggtatcccagcgctgcgacgccgccgactcccaacatcgcggagcgggggctgcgggcgtccggccgcgggcggcgctggatttggagcgccacgcagccaggggtagaggtgccggggtcggagctccaaccggcgccgcccgcggccggacgcccgcagccccagctccgcgatgttgggagtcggcggccacagcgctccggagcttactgcacagcgacccggtaaggcattgcccgctccccgcctctccgaccaggtaggggactaagaatgaaagtttcccccttcccccttcaccccccccccaacataaaatccctccaaactaactgactaacatttaagcaatgatttacaatgattccccggggaggaggcagccgctccagacttttcaagccgccagcgctacctacctaatctacgctaaaaatcttccattcggaaatccaaaacattccgaaatccgagaagtgtctggtcccaaggctttcggataaaaggttgtgcacctgtattagggTTTTTACTTGAGTTTTGATCCTGGTCATTGTGTGATTGAAGCATTGACTATTTCATTTTAACGTTAAGTCATCTGTCGTGACTCATTTCAGTGACTGTGCTTCTGCTTGATTCCACCCTTAACTATTCAAACATCAATATGGTTTATTTTACTATCCCTTGCATTACGATTTCCTGAAGTCCCCCATTCATCTATTCTTGCCTCGCTCCTTTTTTCTCGGGTGCTTTCCTTGGCAACATTAGCCGACCATCTGGGTCATCTTCCATGTGTTTGCTTTCTTTCAGATGTGCTGTGTATCATAAACATTTGCTCGCCAATCAGTCTTGATAATTTataatttccttcagttaaacacTGAAGAGTCTCAAGTCATTGTCTTGACAAATGCCACACCCTCTACTACTCGCTACTTTGATCT
This sequence is a window from Amblyraja radiata isolate CabotCenter1 chromosome 10, sAmbRad1.1.pri, whole genome shotgun sequence. Protein-coding genes within it:
- the dhcr24 gene encoding delta(24)-sterol reductase, yielding MDAVIYLAVLTVLLLFWVRRKGVEYVIIHHRWVFVCLFLLPLSVVFDVYYYLRAWLVFKMCSAPKQHDLRVRDIQKQVREWKNQGSKTYMCTGRPGWLTVSLRVGKYKKTHKNIMINLMDILEVDTKKQVVRVEPLVNMGQVTALLNSIGWTLPVVPELDDLTVGGLIMGTGIESSSHIYGLFQNICIAYELVLADGSLVRCTEKENPDLFYAVPWSCGTLGFLVAAEIKIIPAKKYVRLQYQPVRNRKMICETFSRESQNKENHFVEGLVYSQDEAVIMTGVLTDVAEPEKVNRIGYYYKPWFFKHVEKYLQGNHSGVEYIPLRHYYHRHTRSIFWELQDIIPFGNNPLFRYVFGWMVPPKISLLKLTQGETIRKLYEQHHVVQDMLVPMKSLEKLIHFLHSEINVYPLWLCPFSLPSLPGMVHPKGDEAELYADVGAYGEPKAKQFVAKSSTRQLEKFLRDTHSFQMLYADCYLTREEFWEMFDGALYRKLRGQLNAKHAFPEVYDKICKAARH